The Elaeis guineensis isolate ETL-2024a chromosome 13, EG11, whole genome shotgun sequence genome includes a region encoding these proteins:
- the LOC105055944 gene encoding ATP-dependent DNA helicase DDM1 isoform X2, protein MEGEMENGGKNDATADSPTSVLEDEQMCNGQATGGVTSEEEEKPQVDANRKSGAAFEEDSSLPLEFEAKNGDTSLITEAMAQEEEKLLEARVMEEMKIKQEEAQDAQNPNFRFSKLDELLTQTQLYSEFLLEKMDDITFNGMENPAEAGNEAKGKKSGRSRKRKSTTQYNNRKAKTAVAAMLTRSHETIAPEDADLTEEERAAKEQAELVPLMTGGQLKTYQIKGVKWLISLWQNGLNGILADQMGLGKTIQTIGFLAHLKGKGLDGPYMIIAPLSTLSNWVNEVSRFVPSMSAIIYHGSKKERMELRRKFMPKAIGPKFPLIVTSYEVALNDAKVLAHYKWKYVVVDEGHRLKNSKCILLRELRRLPVENKLLLTGTPLQNNLAELWSLLNFILPDIFSSHQEFESWFDLSGRGNVENQQEESEEKRRVQVVSKLHSILRPFLLRRMKEDVEQMLPRKKEIILYANMTQHQKHLQDLLVNKSLENYLQEKTDNVWRSGMKGKLNSLFIQLRKNCNHPDLLESAYDGSYVYPPIEQLVEQCGKFQLLDRLLDLLLARKHKVLIFSQWTKVLDIIDYYFSEKGLEVCRIDGGVKLDDRKRQIEAFNDLSSNVNIFLLSTRAGGLGINLTAADTCILYDSDWNPQVDLQAMDRCHRIGQTRPVHVYRLATSHSVEGRIIKKAFGKLKLEHVVIAKGQFQQDRVKPNTLEESELLALLRDEEDEEDKLVQTDITDEDLLRVLDRSDLTGRADGDAASISSLPLRGPGWEVVIPTKSGGSVLSSLSS, encoded by the exons ATGGAGGGGGAAATGGAGAATGGAGGCAAAAACGACGCAACGGCGGATTCGCCCACATCCGTATTGGAAGACGAG CAGATGTGCAACGGTCAGGCCACGGGTGGTGTTACATCGGAAGAGGAAGAAAAACCGCAAGTTGATGCCAATAGGAAGAGCGGGGCGGCCTTTGAGGAGGACTCGTCCCTGCCGCTCGAATTCGAGGCAAAGAATGGTGACACCTCTCTCATCACAGAAGCCATGGCACAGGAAGAGGAGAAGTTACTGGAGGCCCGAGTGATGGAGGAGATGAAGATAAAGCAGGAAGAAGCTCAGGATGCTCAAAATCCCAACTTTCGGTTCAGCAAGTTGGATGAGTTGCTGACACAGACCCAGCTCTACTCAGAGTTCCTCCTCGAGAAGATGGACGACATTACATTT AATGGCATGGAGAACCCTGCTGAAGCAGGGAACGAGGCTAAAGGAAAGAAGAGTGGTCGCAGTCGAAAGAGGAAGTCCACCACCCAGTACAACAAT AGGAAAGCAAAGACTGCTGTTGCAGCAATGCTTACTAGATCCCATGAAACTATTGCTCCTGAAGATGCTGATCTTACAGAGGAGGAGAGGGCTGCAAAAGAGCAGGCCGAACTTGTGCCTCTAATGACTGGTGGACAGTTGAAGACTTATCAAATTAAAGGTGTTAAGTGGTTAATTTCACTCTGGCAGAATGGTCTCAATGGGATACTAGCGGATCAAATGGGCCTTGGCAAAACAATTCAGACAATCGGATTTCTTGCACATCTTAAAGGGAAGGGTTTAGATGGTCCTTACATGATTATAGCTCCTCTTTCTACTCTCTCAAATTGGGTAAATGAGGTTTCGAG GTTTGTGCCTTCCATGAGTGCTATTATATACCATGGATCAAAGAAAGAAAGGATGGAGTTACGGAGAAAGTTTATGCCTAAAGCTATAGGCCCTAAATTTCCACTTATTGTTACTTCCTATGAGGTTGCACTCAATGATGCAAAGGTTCTAGCTCACTATAAATGGAAATATGTTGTAGTAGATGAG GGCCATCGATTGAAAAATTCAAAGTGCATATTATTAAGGGAATTGAGACGCCTGCCAGTTGAAAATAAACTTCTTCTAACTGGAACACCTCTTCAAAACAACTTGGCTGAGCTTTGGTCATTATTGAACTTCATTTTGCCTGACATTTTTTCATCCCATCAAGAGTTTGAGTCATG GTTTGATCTGTCTGGGAGGGGCAATGTCGAGAACCAGCAGGAAGAGAGTGAAGAAAAGAGAAGGGTTCAA GTAGTATCAAAGCTCCATTCTATTTTACGCCCATTCCTCCTACGACGAATGAAGGAAGATGTGGAACAAATGCTCCCTCGAAAGAAAGAGATCATTTTATATGCTAATATGACTCAGCACCAAAAGCATCTCCAGGATCTTTTAGTCAATAAATCACTTGAAAACTACTTGCAAGAGAAGACAGACAATG TTTGGAGATCTGGCATGAAAGGGAAGCTGAATAGTTTGTTTATTCAGCTTAGAAAGAACTGCAACCATCCTGATCTCCTAGAGTCTGCATATGATGGATCAT ATGTTTATCCTCCCATCGAACAGTTGGTGGAACAATGTGGCAAATTTCAGTTGCTGGACAGATTATTGGACTTACTACTTGCTCGGAAGCACAaa GTTCtaattttctcccaatggactaaAGTATTAGACATCATCGACTATTACTTCAGCGAGAAAGGCCTTGAGGTTTGCAGAATTGATGGGGGAGTCAAACTGGATGATAGGAAAAGGCAG ATAGAGGCATTCAATGATCTAAGTAGCAATGTCAATATCTTTCTTCTCAGCACTCGGGCTGGTGGGTTGGGTATTAATCTTACTGCTGCTGATACCTGTATATTATATGACAGTGACTGG AACCCTCAAGTGGATCTGCAGGCAATGGATCGATGCCACAGGATTGGGCAAACACGGCCAGTACATGTATATAGGCTGGCAACATCACATTCTGTAGAG GGACGGATCATAAAGAAAGCTTTTGGGAAATTAAAGTTGGAGCATGTAGTTATTGCAAAAGGACAATTTCAGCAAGACAGGGTGAAGCCCAACACCTTAGAG
- the LOC105055944 gene encoding ATP-dependent DNA helicase DDM1 isoform X1, giving the protein MEGEMENGGKNDATADSPTSVLEDEQMCNGQATGGVTSEEEEKPQVDANRKSGAAFEEDSSLPLEFEAKNGDTSLITEAMAQEEEKLLEARVMEEMKIKQEEAQDAQNPNFRFSKLDELLTQTQLYSEFLLEKMDDITFQNGMENPAEAGNEAKGKKSGRSRKRKSTTQYNNRKAKTAVAAMLTRSHETIAPEDADLTEEERAAKEQAELVPLMTGGQLKTYQIKGVKWLISLWQNGLNGILADQMGLGKTIQTIGFLAHLKGKGLDGPYMIIAPLSTLSNWVNEVSRFVPSMSAIIYHGSKKERMELRRKFMPKAIGPKFPLIVTSYEVALNDAKVLAHYKWKYVVVDEGHRLKNSKCILLRELRRLPVENKLLLTGTPLQNNLAELWSLLNFILPDIFSSHQEFESWFDLSGRGNVENQQEESEEKRRVQVVSKLHSILRPFLLRRMKEDVEQMLPRKKEIILYANMTQHQKHLQDLLVNKSLENYLQEKTDNVWRSGMKGKLNSLFIQLRKNCNHPDLLESAYDGSYVYPPIEQLVEQCGKFQLLDRLLDLLLARKHKVLIFSQWTKVLDIIDYYFSEKGLEVCRIDGGVKLDDRKRQIEAFNDLSSNVNIFLLSTRAGGLGINLTAADTCILYDSDWNPQVDLQAMDRCHRIGQTRPVHVYRLATSHSVEGRIIKKAFGKLKLEHVVIAKGQFQQDRVKPNTLEESELLALLRDEEDEEDKLVQTDITDEDLLRVLDRSDLTGRADGDAASISSLPLRGPGWEVVIPTKSGGSVLSSLSS; this is encoded by the exons ATGGAGGGGGAAATGGAGAATGGAGGCAAAAACGACGCAACGGCGGATTCGCCCACATCCGTATTGGAAGACGAG CAGATGTGCAACGGTCAGGCCACGGGTGGTGTTACATCGGAAGAGGAAGAAAAACCGCAAGTTGATGCCAATAGGAAGAGCGGGGCGGCCTTTGAGGAGGACTCGTCCCTGCCGCTCGAATTCGAGGCAAAGAATGGTGACACCTCTCTCATCACAGAAGCCATGGCACAGGAAGAGGAGAAGTTACTGGAGGCCCGAGTGATGGAGGAGATGAAGATAAAGCAGGAAGAAGCTCAGGATGCTCAAAATCCCAACTTTCGGTTCAGCAAGTTGGATGAGTTGCTGACACAGACCCAGCTCTACTCAGAGTTCCTCCTCGAGAAGATGGACGACATTACATTT CAGAATGGCATGGAGAACCCTGCTGAAGCAGGGAACGAGGCTAAAGGAAAGAAGAGTGGTCGCAGTCGAAAGAGGAAGTCCACCACCCAGTACAACAAT AGGAAAGCAAAGACTGCTGTTGCAGCAATGCTTACTAGATCCCATGAAACTATTGCTCCTGAAGATGCTGATCTTACAGAGGAGGAGAGGGCTGCAAAAGAGCAGGCCGAACTTGTGCCTCTAATGACTGGTGGACAGTTGAAGACTTATCAAATTAAAGGTGTTAAGTGGTTAATTTCACTCTGGCAGAATGGTCTCAATGGGATACTAGCGGATCAAATGGGCCTTGGCAAAACAATTCAGACAATCGGATTTCTTGCACATCTTAAAGGGAAGGGTTTAGATGGTCCTTACATGATTATAGCTCCTCTTTCTACTCTCTCAAATTGGGTAAATGAGGTTTCGAG GTTTGTGCCTTCCATGAGTGCTATTATATACCATGGATCAAAGAAAGAAAGGATGGAGTTACGGAGAAAGTTTATGCCTAAAGCTATAGGCCCTAAATTTCCACTTATTGTTACTTCCTATGAGGTTGCACTCAATGATGCAAAGGTTCTAGCTCACTATAAATGGAAATATGTTGTAGTAGATGAG GGCCATCGATTGAAAAATTCAAAGTGCATATTATTAAGGGAATTGAGACGCCTGCCAGTTGAAAATAAACTTCTTCTAACTGGAACACCTCTTCAAAACAACTTGGCTGAGCTTTGGTCATTATTGAACTTCATTTTGCCTGACATTTTTTCATCCCATCAAGAGTTTGAGTCATG GTTTGATCTGTCTGGGAGGGGCAATGTCGAGAACCAGCAGGAAGAGAGTGAAGAAAAGAGAAGGGTTCAA GTAGTATCAAAGCTCCATTCTATTTTACGCCCATTCCTCCTACGACGAATGAAGGAAGATGTGGAACAAATGCTCCCTCGAAAGAAAGAGATCATTTTATATGCTAATATGACTCAGCACCAAAAGCATCTCCAGGATCTTTTAGTCAATAAATCACTTGAAAACTACTTGCAAGAGAAGACAGACAATG TTTGGAGATCTGGCATGAAAGGGAAGCTGAATAGTTTGTTTATTCAGCTTAGAAAGAACTGCAACCATCCTGATCTCCTAGAGTCTGCATATGATGGATCAT ATGTTTATCCTCCCATCGAACAGTTGGTGGAACAATGTGGCAAATTTCAGTTGCTGGACAGATTATTGGACTTACTACTTGCTCGGAAGCACAaa GTTCtaattttctcccaatggactaaAGTATTAGACATCATCGACTATTACTTCAGCGAGAAAGGCCTTGAGGTTTGCAGAATTGATGGGGGAGTCAAACTGGATGATAGGAAAAGGCAG ATAGAGGCATTCAATGATCTAAGTAGCAATGTCAATATCTTTCTTCTCAGCACTCGGGCTGGTGGGTTGGGTATTAATCTTACTGCTGCTGATACCTGTATATTATATGACAGTGACTGG AACCCTCAAGTGGATCTGCAGGCAATGGATCGATGCCACAGGATTGGGCAAACACGGCCAGTACATGTATATAGGCTGGCAACATCACATTCTGTAGAG GGACGGATCATAAAGAAAGCTTTTGGGAAATTAAAGTTGGAGCATGTAGTTATTGCAAAAGGACAATTTCAGCAAGACAGGGTGAAGCCCAACACCTTAGAG